A single window of Anomaloglossus baeobatrachus isolate aAnoBae1 chromosome 5, aAnoBae1.hap1, whole genome shotgun sequence DNA harbors:
- the CEBPB gene encoding CCAAT/enhancer-binding protein beta: MHRLLPPWDPPGCAAIRPMDPSNFYYDESLGAKAQRRGPLPEHERAIDFSPYLEAECGELLCELGASHYRYPGEPKAEPVLHTLDTYRDGSGKDEQPAMRSFLAFHGVPSGSSGNLSSASSCSPPGTPGPAPRGAGSKHKKSLDKHSDEYKQRRERNNIAVRKSRDKAKIRNMETQHKVLELTAENERLQKRVEQLSRELGTLRNLFKQLPPETTGRC; encoded by the coding sequence ATGCACCGCCTGCTGCCGCCCTGGGACCCGCCAGGATGTGCGGCCATTAGACCCATGGACCCGAGCAACTTCTACTACGACGAGAGCCTGGGGGCCAAAGCGCAGCGCCGGGGGCCCCTGCCCGAGCACGAGCGAGCCATAGACTTCAGCCCGTACCTGGAGGCGGAGTGCGGGGAGCTGCTGTGTGAGCTGGGGGCCTCCCACTACCGCTACCCGGGAGAGCCCAAGGCGGAGCCGGTGCTGCACACGCTGGACACATACCGGGACGGCTCGGGCAAGGACGAGCAGCCGGCCATGCGCTCCTTCCTCGCCTTCCATGGGGTGCCGTCCGGCAGCAGCGGCAACCTGAGCAGCGCCTCGTCCTGCAGCCCCCCGGGCACCCCCGGCCCCGCGCCCCGCGGAGCGGGCTCCAAGCACAAGAAGTCCCTGGACAAGCACAGCGACGAGTACAAGCAGCGCCGGGAGCGCAACAACATCGCCGTGCGCAAGAGCCGCGACAAGGCCAAGATCCGCAACATGGAGACGCAGCACAAGGTGCTGGAGCTGACGGCCGAGAACGAGCGGCTGCAGAAGCGGGTGGAGCAGCTGAGCCGGGAGCTGGGCACCCTGCGCAACCTGTTCAAGCAGCTGCCGCCAGAGACCACGGGGCGGTGCTAG